A segment of the Strigops habroptila isolate Jane chromosome 23, bStrHab1.2.pri, whole genome shotgun sequence genome:
AAAAGACACAAATTTAAAAGGCATGTATTGTGATAGTTGTCTCAGGGGCAATGAAcaacccccctccccatctcAGAAGGCTGTAGTCGAGACTTCAGAGGGGCTTGCAGCACCAAAGTAGGCAGCAAACGCTGGCCTGGTCCCTCATGACAGCAGGGAGCTAAGTGACAACCTTCACATAGAGCACCCTGATGGCAAGTTAGAACGTTTCTGTTGTAGCCTGCTCCAGTTCAAAGCTTGGCTGGAGTCCAGAGTGCTCACAGCAGGGCTGACAAAGAGAGTCTCTGCCACAGCCAGGGTGGCTTGGACATGGAACCACAGGACCCCGCGTTCTCCACGCTCTGAAGTGGCTTCTGGAGTGCATCGGGGAGATAACgcagagcctgtgctggagcaaaCCATCACTGGACTGGCACGAGAACCCTCCTGTGGTCAGCAGCCAGCTGAGTCCAAACTTGTTCCACCTTGAGTTGATCCTAGTAAAAACCAGTTTGTCACAAAGACACCTCTGCAAATATCGACGGGTCTAAGATTGAAGTACAAAATGGCTCGAAGTGAAAtctgcagctttgtttttgCCCTAAGTCATTGGCTTTATCCCTTTGGTTGTGCAAAGCCTCTGACTGGTCTGGATTGTGCCCATTTCAGATTTGCTGGAGGTTTCTGGGGAAGGGGTATCTTGATTAAAGATCACTTGGGAATGTGGAGCTCAACACATCTAGATATTTAAAGATAAGTTCGTGTTTGCCCAAGGCCAACCCACGGCCTTACTCCTCTTCTGTCCACTGCCCACCAGCCACGTGGCCATTAATGCGGTTGGAGCCGTTACTCGAAGTACTGAAAACTCCTTTTGTGCTGTTGGAAGTCACATCCTCctcttcagagctgctctccacATCACTGCGGTCATCTTTAGATACCTGaacatttcaaaaggaaattgggcagtggcatggggggAAGGGAGGTTGAAAAATTCACAGGAAACAGTAGTTAGAAGGTTGCATCCATGTGATGAACCAGCTTCAGTTACACTGACTTCTACATTTGATCCTGAATCACTCCAGACTCACAAGGGGGAATCACATACAGAATgcaagacacacacacagaaagtgACAATTTGGAAACAGGAGACCCATGTTCCAAATACTCTACATCTGTGAAAGCACTTTCCAGATCAGAGGACACTATTTGACTGTTCTTGTCTTGCATTCTAGATGGGCTAAAGGCCACTTTGCCAACCAACAAACTTGTTTTGAATCACCCAACTTCTCCCAGCAGACTCATCACTTCTGTGATGCCCGAACACTGTGTATCTATACAGCAGCTTGAGAGAGACCATTTTGTCCTAGAGGGAGTGgctttgagattttaaaaattaaccagCTCTATTTATCACACCACTGTTTGCATAAAGTGCCTCCCGTTTTCACAGCTTGTGGTTCATTCATGAGAACTCATTTGCAAGCAGAAGCCTGTTCTGTAGCCCACTGTCCAAACACAAGACAACTACCTATTCCAGCAAACACCCGCCCAGGAATAGAAGGAGCATCTCAGCCCCGAGATCTAGATCTGCTTTGCAGAGTTATGCCTTCAGTTAAAAGACTGACCTCAAACCCAGCTGAATTTCCTTTGTATGTGGGGTTTTGAACCTTCTGAAGCAGAGCCGGGCACTCTGGTGCCAGCTGCTGCGGGTGCCGCAGGAGGGCACTGTACCAGCGCAGAGCCAACGCACCAGCAGGTGAAGGAAGAGACCATAAGCCCGGCCCTAACTGCAAACAAGCACCTTGGCTGGTGGCAGGGAGCCAGAGCCATAAACTCACCAGCATGGAGAAGTGAGCGGTGAGCAGCCCGTGTGCTTTGCATACCCCAAGGCAGGTTTTCCACACTCCTGCAGCTAATAGCCCTCATTTACTTTAATACGTGAAGCACTTTGCAGCTAGTCCTTTCCAAGGGTTTCACTCTACTCTGCTCTGAGTCAGGGCTGGGGCTTTTGAACGGTAGCAGCCAGGAAGTTTTTGAGCTCAAGGGAAGATATGGAGGAAAGCCAGGTAAAGTTAATGATCTCCAGGATTGGTTCTGACAGGCCTGTTGGATGTCCTGGCTTCTGCCTCTTGCCAGAACTTCTGCTATCTTTCCCCGATCTCCTGCTATGCTGGAAGTTCAAAGGGTCACTAGAAGGAAGCTGAAATCCCTTGAAACTTTCCCCATTATTTGGGGGACAAATGACTCTTTTACTCCTTTTAGCAAAAAACATTgcatttctgctgtgctcttcCACTCAGCAGTGCTCATGAGACTAAAGACAGATACCAGTGTCTCTGTGGGcgtagaaaagcagaaaggtgaAGGTCATGCAACCAGCTGAAGGCAGATAAGAACAAACCCCAGGACACTGTTTTGACCTTtggaaaaagctgcattttagcATAACTGTGAGAACCAGCACTGTATCAGCCAGGGAGAGAAACATTTCAAGAGAAGGCACCAGCCATCTAAAGCCCCAAGACCACATCTTTGCTTTTATCTTAGCCTTGAAACAGCCACAGGCGCATTTCAGTGAACAAACAGAAGCACAGATCACACTTACATGCAAAGGATGAAACTGTCCAGCTCCAATCTggcacagagaaaaggagaaaagaatgaagaagaCAGAGCTTAGAGTCCTTTCTCTGGCTAGGTCACCTGGACAGGAGAGAaccaaggaagggaaaaagatgtaGACCTCAGGCTACAGAAACTGCTGCACAGGCAGAAAATAAGACATTTGCAGTAGCAGCTATGGGGAGCAGATACAAAGATTATGTGTATACTGCCACAGACAACTACCATATGTTTTTCAAGCTTACATTCCATGTGTAGGGGCAGCTAAGAAGTGAAACCAAGTACAGTCATCAGAGAAACTCAGATCAAAATACCAAGTATCcgattaaaataaaagcaaaagcatttgtGCTGTGAGATTGGCTGTAGCTCTCTGGCAGCTGCAAAGGAAGTGGCTTCTCTTGATGTTCAGGCTGGGTATGGAATTAGTTCCCAGCCTGGCTTGCTCCATTTCATGCTACTTCAGCTGAATTCACCTTTTTGCTTGGCAACTGAGGCTGCAGCTGAAAGTCAGCATTGTTCACTCTTGGGGCAGTGTGTGATGTGAACCAGCTGCTGTAGTTTCACCCTCCCTCTCCCTAAACTcccaaaacaaattaaaattggAATACTCAGGACTGAAGGCAGACTGCACCACATCAGCCTAGTGACAACCAGCACACCACAGCATTTCTGGTAACCCTTTCTGTGGTAACCCTCTGCATGCTGCAGCTCAATGCCTGGCCTGCCCTGACAGCCAGAGCCTGCCTTAGTGCTAAGAAGTGGAAGATGCAGAACTGCAACTATATCCCAAAAACCAGCTGAAGGTGGAAAGCATCCTGCATGACTGTTCAAAAAAGAGCCTACTACCACCTTAAAACCATCACTATCATTACAACATCTGAACATGCTGGAAAATGGTGGTGTTCCTCTGCATAACCAGAACAGAGAGGAACACGTCCCTGCCTTGGTGCACACTTGGCAACTTAAGCCTGCAGAGCACCCAAGGTTAAAAACCTCCTGTTCTACAAAGCACTCCTGATGCAAGTGCCTTGAGAACCAGTTCCAGCCCTCATCGAAGGGTCCAGCTCCTCACGATTGCTTTAAGAGGGCTTGTAGGAAAGAGATCCCAAGCCAGCGACCAGCAGTCTTACCTTTCCCCGCACGAGGGCCTTGTAGGCAGTGCGAATGATGAGATAAGACCAGATGACATGCAGGATCTGCAAGGTCACCAAGAGCCCATTGAAGAGCCACCACGAAGGGTAAGGACCAACCAACTCCCAGCTTTCAAATAGGGTTGTATTCAAAATCCTAAAAGAGATCCAGAAACACATTACacatgggctgtgctgggaacaCAGCTCTGCATTAAGATGCCTGACCAGATGCACACCAGTTTGTAGCTCATTTAAGCAtctgttgctttgcctttgCTCCTGTCAGTGCAGTGATGCAGCTTGTCTCTTGCCAGAGTTAGGAGACAGACTAAAGCTAATTAGAAACATTTGAACTGAGCAACAAACACGGGAGATGTGAGTGTTCTGCAATCTGGTCACACATCCAGATCTGCTGCCAatttccttctccaaagcaTGAACATTTATAATAACCTTACAGGAAGTGATGTCAAGCTGCACTGGCCATCAAAACAACTGTTAACACATTCATACTTGGGCAGTCTTCACCCATATTTAAAGATCAGAAAGGAATTTTGTTCCCAGTaggcctccctccctccctgtgtGTTATTCTCTTCTCTCAGACATTTATAGGTTCCTCCTGCCAAGCTGGAGAACTAGAAACTGCTTTATGGACAcagctttgtgctttctttcatGACTGTTGTGCTCTTGTTGCTGGGAGTTACTGCCAGTACTTAAGTAATTTAATAAACACTTTAGATTTTATGAAGTAAAGGGGTATGGAGAAACCTCTAAAGATGTCATTAATTCCACATTGCTTTTAACATctcacaagaaaaacaaaccttgCAGAGAACTCAAGTCCCCAAAACGCTGCTACAGAAACTTCTAACTCATAGCCAGTTTATGGATGAATTAAATACAATTCCAGAGAACTGTTGAAGTTTTATACTGCTAATTAGGGAAGGGAATATCCTGAAGTGGAATAGCACAGAGTCTGCAGTACTGCTGCAACCTCCCAGCTTTCTCTGCAAAGTTGAGGAATTACATTACAGCCAGtggaaaacacattaaagatTTACAGGACTGCTGAGAAATAGCATGATGCAAAAGCATCACCTCGTGACAGACAACAGCTATAAAAACAATGGCAATATCTCATCTGTCACTGGAAAGAGCCTATGAAGATAGAAGAATTAAAGCTCCTCCTTCTCCAGACTCCCTTGGTGCATTTActggaaaacaagcaagagCTTTTATTGCAACCCTGATACCAAAGTGTATTGTTTCTGCCTACCATCAAGGCACCCAAAAAGAATGGGAATGCAAGCTGCCCAGCGCCTAGCAAAGAAATACATGCAATAAACGTGAAAGAAACTGAGTAATAATCAGGTGTAACCACCACTCTTTCAACAGAATCAAGAAATGAGTAAGAGCTCAGCAACAGAACCACCTCACCAAGCCTGACCCATTGTGGTGAGAAGGAATCTCATTACAGGATGATTTGCCTTAAGCCATTTAGCCAGGGTTTTACCTCCCAAGAAACCTAAGACCTATTTCAGGCTCTGCACAGTCACGACACAAGGATAGGACATGAGTGTCATAAGAATCAGCAACAATGACTAAAGCAGATACTCAAAAATCAAATTTACCTCAAGGGACCATGTAACTACTTCCAAAACTTCTTCAGAGAAGCAACAACCCCTCAAGTCTTTCAGAGCAGATAGTGGCTGACTTGGCTCCAGCTATTAAGCACTTGTTTGCACTAAGAGGAGAGGGGCAGCTGTgcaggccaggttggacagagcgctgggtgacatggtctagggtgaggtgtccctgcccatggcaggggggttggaactagatgatcttaacatcctttccaacccaaatcattcaaTGATTAGGATTCTAGTTGCTTTTCACACTCCCTCAGCTGAGAGGTTTCTTCACACTCCTAAGTTGAACGTACTGTTCCAAACAGTACATGGATTGCCTGCAACTTCAGGCTGCCTTAAGGGACAGGTGGAATGCTTGCAAGAAGTCTAAATACAAAGGCTTTGCTTGAAGGATTGGAAGAACAAACAAGACCTTACAGCTCCAGGTGCTTACCAGAAAGGATAAATGCCCAACCGTGTAACAATGAATACAACACCAAAGAGCATGAAGAAAGCATCACACAGACGTTGGTACTTGGCATAATTGGCTAGCTTTGCAGCCTAAAAGACACAAGAAACAGGAGAATATTATTCCCTTTGTGCGAGTCATGTAATTACCAGGCTGTAGAGCTTCAAAATCCTTCAAGCTATCCCATTTGTCAGGGGTTTGGAATATTTAGGGATTATTCTCAGCACTAAAGCAGTTAGGAGGAAAAGCTGACAAGGCAGGATCAGCAGCACAAGTTTTATGCCATATTTAATGCAGCTTATCAAGAATGGCAAAGTCAGCTTGCTCCCCTGAGAGCACACTAGCATCAGGTATGCAAAGAGCTGAAAAGCAACTCACCTCTAAAAGGAAATCTGATGCATCATGGAGACACAACACCAGAGTTCCAACCCGCACCATATTATTCATATAAGAGAATGTAATAAGTCCAATTGTGGCCAAATGATGGACAAACATGATCAGGAAGtcctggaaacagaaaaaaaaatgagtgaaGGCTCCTGGGCtgacaaacaaacacaaatgtttGGAACAGAGCCACGAAACTAACTGGGGTCAGAGGATTACTTTAGGTCAGACTCACACCACTTTATATAAAGCACAGCTCATCACACAACAGCAACCATC
Coding sequences within it:
- the CERS5 gene encoding ceramide synthase 5 isoform X8; protein product: MFGRSSAGFVTGGTRTNPPPSLNFVRALWFCLLKATRWRFTFYLSIFFYGIRFLWTAPWFWDTRQCWYNYPFQPLTSRLYYYYILELAFYWSLMFSQFTDIKRKDFLIMFVHHLATIGLITFSYMNNMVRVGTLVLCLHDASDFLLEAAKLANYAKYQRLCDAFFMLFGVVFIVTRLGIYPFWILNTTLFESWELVGPYPSWWLFNGLLVTLQILHVIWSYLIIRTAYKALVRGKVSKDDRSDVESSSEEEDVTSNSTKGVFSTSSNGSNRINGHVAGGQWTEEE
- the CERS5 gene encoding ceramide synthase 5 isoform X7, producing the protein MFGRSSAGFVTGGTRTNPPPSLNFVRALTFFILILPPVWFCLLKATRWRFTFYLSIFFYGIRFLWTAPWFWDTRQCWYNYPFQPLTSRLYYYYILELAFYWSLMFSQFTDIKRKDFLIMFVHHLATIGLITFSYMNNMVRVGTLVLCLHDASDFLLEAAKLANYAKYQRLCDAFFMLFGVVFIVTRLGIYPFWILNTTLFESWELVGPYPSWWLFNGLLVTLQILHVIWSYLIIRTAYKALVRGKVSKDDRSDVESSSEEEDVTSNSTKGVFSTSSNGSNRINGHVAGGQWTEEE
- the CERS5 gene encoding ceramide synthase 5 isoform X6: MAAAAAGALRAWFWNERFWLPHNVTWADLAGEPGPPGSGLQYPRAGHVLSAFPLALGIFAVRLLFERFIAKPCAINLGIQDSGPHRAQPNAILEKVFTSITKSPDGRRLEGLSKQLDWDVRKIQRWFRHRRNQDKPTTLTKFCESMWRFTFYLSIFFYGIRFLWTAPWFWDTRQCWYNYPFQDFLIMFVHHLATIGLITFSYMNNMVRVGTLVLCLHDASDFLLEAAKLANYAKYQRLCDAFFMLFGVVFIVTRLGIYPFWILNTTLFESWELVGPYPSWWLFNGLLVTLQILHVIWSYLIIRTAYKALVRGKVSKDDRSDVESSSEEEDVTSNSTKGVFSTSSNGSNRINGHVAGGQWTEEE